TGCTCCTCTCGACAATTACTGAATGACAGTCAATTCGATTCGTCCGGCTCGGGTGCGTTCGTTTCCGGATGGCGAGCCGTCACGATGATGCGCATTGGATTCCTTTCGTCCTCAAGACAACGATCGCTCTCCGTGCATGCGACGTTCCATCGGGGGCCGCCTGCGCCCGGCTAATTCGTAACTCCTTTTCTAGAAGATGATTATGATGCCATCTGGGTTTCGTACGGCCGCCCCGACGGCGCGAACAGGACGGGATAATGTTGCAAAGTGCAATTCTACCGGCGATGGCTTCGACTGTCAGTCGGCGGCAATTCGATCCTCAGGGTCTTGAGCCTGCGGAACAGGGTGCTGGGGTCGATGCCTAGGTCGCGGGCGGCCTTTCGGCGGTTGCCCTGATGTCGGCGGAGGGCCTCGGCGATGAGCAGTCGTTCCATCACCGCCAAGGAAGTGAGGCTACCGACCTCGCCGTCTGAGTGACCGGGAGCGGCATGTAGCTCGGGCGGCAGGTGGTGGAGTTCGATTACCCCGCCGTGGCAGAGCACAAAGGCCTGCTCGATGATATTCTCGAGTTCGCGAACGTTGCCCGGATACTCGTGCTCCATGAGCCGGGCGAGAGCTTCGTTCGACACGCCGACGATGTCTTTGCCCTGCAATCGGTTCACTTCGACTGACTCGAGCGAAACCCAGGGGTTCGATAGATCTCTCCTGGAGAACGCGAAGCAGGCGGACCTGCATCGCCTGAGAGATGTCGCCGATCTCGTCGAGGAAGATGGTTCCACCGTCGGCCAGTGCGAAGCGGCCAGGCTTGTCCTTGCGGGCATCGGTGAAGGCCCCTGCTTTGTGACCAAAGAGCCCGGATTCCAGCAGCGTATCCGGCAAGGCCGCACAGTTGATGGCCATGAAACGCTTCTTCTTGCGGCGTGACAGGTTGTGAATCGCCCGGGCGAACAACTCCTTGCCCGTCCCGCTGGCTCCCTCGATCTGGACAGTGCTGTCCGTCTCGGCGATCTGAGGAAGCACCTGAAACAGGCTGGTCATGGCCGGACTTCGGCCGACAGTATCCTCAAACGTGTAACGCGCCTCGAGTTCCTTTTTCAGTTGCACGATCTGGCTAAGATCCTGGAACGTCTCCACGCCTCCGATGACCGCCCCGCCGGCGTCCTTAAGCAGGGCGATGGAAATCCGAATCGGGATCAGTTGCCCGGTGTCGCTCACGATGTGGGCGGTGGCGTTCACGATCGGTTTGCCGGTCGTGAGGGTGCGCCGCAAGACGCAGGCGCTCTCACGAATGCTGGCCCGGAAAACCTCGCAGCCCGGTCCGCCCAGGGCGTCCTGCCGGTCGATGCCGGTGATCCGCTCGGCCGCCTGATTGAAGGCCGTGACCCGCCACTCAAGGTCAACGGTGAAGACGCCCTCATTGATCGAGTCGAGAATAACACTCTGCGATTCGGGCAACTTGGCCGCGTTCACCAAGTCAGCCTCCAGGGCAACACTCTGCCGTCCGTATGATAGTGCCAGATATGCAAACTGCAATATCTGAAATGGGGTAGTCATTGCATTCTGCAATATAATCCCGGCATAACCACAGGGGTCCATAAGGCCATAAACCTTTAATACATAAGTTTTTATATCGATAGCGCGATGCCCTGGCCGCTTGGCACACCGCGTGTGTCCTCTCAAACCACGATGAGAATGGTCGTCCCCCAATGGCAGGATCGCGTGTCCCCCGTTTTCGACGTGGCGACCAATCTGCTGCTGATCGAGGTGGAGGAGAGTCGCGAAATCGGGCGGCAGGAGGTCGCTCTGCCGACGACCAACGATCCTGCCAGGCGAGCCCAGCAGGTCGCCCAACTCCAGGCGAGCATTCTCATCTGCGGAGCGATCTCCTGGCCTCTTGAGACGGCCTTGAACGCGGCCGGGGTACAGGTGATCTCTCAGATCTGCGGACAGGTGAATGACGTGATTCGGAGTTTCCTGATCGGCGACCTGGCAAACGATGTGTTCCGCATGCCTGGCTGTTGCCGGCGCCGGAGGTTTCGAGGGGGGCACGGTGGCAGTTGTTCGCGGGAGAACGAACCGGAGCGTGCGGGAGGGCGAGGAGCACGGCAGCGGCGGATGCACGGGCATCGCCGGGAGCTCTGACACTGAAGAAATGGCGTGGATCGGAGCGGTCACGAGGTGACCGCATCGAGACCCTGATGAACAACGAGACAATTGAAATGGAGATACAAACATGCCAGCAGGCGATGGAACCGGACCGATGGGAATGGGGCCAATGACCGGCCGAGGTGCGGGCTACTGCACGGGGTACACCATGCCCGGATTCATGAATCCGATGCCCGGACGCGGCCGGGGCATGGGCGGTTTCGGCAGGGGACGAGGTGGCGGTCGCCATGGGTGGCGGCACCAGTACTACGCGACCGGCCAGCCGCTCTGGGCCCGCGAAGAAGTCCCCGGCGTCGTACCTCTGGGCCCCGCACCGGCACCGGCCGACGAGGTGCAGATGCTGAAGAACCAGGCTGGCCATCTCGAGCAGACCCTGGAGCAGCTTCGGCAACGCATCGCGGCGCTGGAGTCAGAACAGGCAAAGACGGACTGAGATTAGGCGAACCAGACGGGGCGTCGCACGCCCGCAGGGGAGCCGGGGAGAACGTGGCTCCTCGCATCCGATTCGGCGGGAAGGCCTGCGGGCTGAGGGCACACCGAACCGTTTGGCCGGGGCTTTCTCGCTGGCGCTTCGCCGACTATGGAGAGCGCGTGCGAATCTGTTCTTTCTGCTTAAGGCCGAATGCACCGTTATCGCCAGAGGTCTCCAGTGTCGCGTGGGCGCGCTGATTGTGCGCCGGTAAGGAGATCCATCGAGCATCATGAGAATCGTAATTGCCAGCGGCAAAGGCGGAACCGGCAAGACGACCGTCGCGACGAACCTGGCTCATGTGGCGTCGCTAGATGGCCGTAGCGTTGCCTTTGTCGACTGCGACGTGGAGGCTCCGAACGGGCACCTGTTTCTCAAGCCGGATTGGACGGTTTGCCGGCCGGTGACACGCCCTGTGCCGCGGGTGAACGAAGCCAAGTGTACGCACTGTGGACGGTGCCAAGAAGCCTGTCAGTTCAGCGCGATCGTCCCCTTGGGTGTGACCGTCCTGGTCTATGCAGAGCTGTGCCACGGATGCGGAGGATGTGTATTGGCCTGCCCCAGCGCAGCCATCTCGGAAGTGCCCCGGACCATCGGCACCCTGGAGATGGGCTGGTCGGCCGATGTCCAGGTCACCCAGGGGCTGCTCAATGTCGGCGAGGCGATGAGCACCCCTCTCATTCGCCAGGTCAAGACGGCGTCACCGCGGGCCGACCTGACCGTGATCGACGCACCACCGGGGACAAGTTGCCCGGTCATCGAGGCCACTCGGGGTTCGGACTACGTACTGCTGGTCACCGAGCCGACGCCCTTTGGACTACATGACCTGAGACTGGCCGTGGAGATGGTGCGGGCTCTCGGCCTACCGCTGGGCGTGGTTGTGAACCGTGCCGAGACAGGGATCTCTCTCGTACGGGACTACTGTCGGAGTGAAGAAGTACCGATCTTGATCGAGATCCCCGATGACCGAAAGGTCGCCGAAGCCTACTCGCACGGCGAGTTGGCCTCCTCGGTCTCATCGCAGTACCGGTCCATCTTTGAGCGCCTCCTCCACAGTCTGGTCACCGTTGTGCCACGATCGTCAGCTGTGTCCGCGGCAAGCCAGGGGAGCGTTTCATGAGAGAACTCGTTATCATCAGCGGCAAGGGCGGGACGGGCAAGACCAGCGCGGCGGCGTCCTTTGCCGCGTTGGCCGATCGCCCCGTGGTCGCCGACTGCGATGTGGACGCGGCCGACCTGCACCTGCTTCTCTCTCCTCAGGTTCGCGAACGTCATGAATTCCGCTGTGGACACGAGGCGACGATTCGGCAGGAATTGTGCATCGGTTGCGGCCTATGTCTGACTCACTGCCGTTACGGAGCGGTGGTCCGCGCATCAGACGCCGGCCTGGTTCCGACGGGTCGCGTGCCCAGCGCCAACTGCGAAGACTGCGACTCCTGCGAACGGTCGTGCCCGGCCAAGATGCTGGACATGATCAGAGCCATGAGGGAGACCGGTGGAGACAGGGAGGTGGGCGCCTACGCGATCGACCCCGTAGCCTGTGAAGGATGCGGTGTGTGCGTTCGCGTGTGCCCGACTCAGGCTATCGCGCTCACGGAACGTGTGTGCGGCGAGTGGATGGTCTCCGATACCCGCTGCGGACCGCTGGTTCATGCACGTTTGGGCATCGCGGCCGAGAACTCCGGCAAGCTGGTCTCCACGGTTCGTACGGAAGC
The Phycisphaerae bacterium DNA segment above includes these coding regions:
- a CDS encoding sigma 54-interacting transcriptional regulator, with product MTTPFQILQFAYLALSYGRQSVALEADLVNAAKLPESQSVILDSINEGVFTVDLEWRVTAFNQAAERITGIDRQDALGGPGCEVFRASIRESACVLRRTLTTGKPIVNATAHIVSDTGQLIPIRISIALLKDAGGAVIGGVETFQDLSQIVQLKKELEARYTFEDTVGRSPAMTSLFQVLPQIAETDSTVQIEGASGTGKELFARAIHNLSRRKKKRFMAINCAALPDTLLESGLFGHKAGAFTDARKDKPGRFALADGGTIFLDEIGDISQAMQVRLLRVLQERSIEPLGFARVSRSEPIAGQRHRRRVERSSRPAHGARVSGQRSRTREYHRAGLCALPRRGNRTPPPAARATCRSRSLRRRGR
- a CDS encoding DUF5320 domain-containing protein, whose translation is MPAGDGTGPMGMGPMTGRGAGYCTGYTMPGFMNPMPGRGRGMGGFGRGRGGGRHGWRHQYYATGQPLWAREEVPGVVPLGPAPAPADEVQMLKNQAGHLEQTLEQLRQRIAALESEQAKTD
- a CDS encoding ATP-binding protein, with amino-acid sequence MRIVIASGKGGTGKTTVATNLAHVASLDGRSVAFVDCDVEAPNGHLFLKPDWTVCRPVTRPVPRVNEAKCTHCGRCQEACQFSAIVPLGVTVLVYAELCHGCGGCVLACPSAAISEVPRTIGTLEMGWSADVQVTQGLLNVGEAMSTPLIRQVKTASPRADLTVIDAPPGTSCPVIEATRGSDYVLLVTEPTPFGLHDLRLAVEMVRALGLPLGVVVNRAETGISLVRDYCRSEEVPILIEIPDDRKVAEAYSHGELASSVSSQYRSIFERLLHSLVTVVPRSSAVSAASQGSVS
- a CDS encoding 4Fe-4S binding protein; amino-acid sequence: MRELVIISGKGGTGKTSAAASFAALADRPVVADCDVDAADLHLLLSPQVRERHEFRCGHEATIRQELCIGCGLCLTHCRYGAVVRASDAGLVPTGRVPSANCEDCDSCERSCPAKMLDMIRAMRETGGDREVGAYAIDPVACEGCGVCVRVCPTQAIALTERVCGEWMVSDTRCGPLVHARLGIAAENSGKLVSTVRTEARRVAQEQGRSLIIVDGPPGIGCPVIASINGAAFVLVVTEPTPSGEHDLKRVAQLTHHFDIPLAVCINKWDINPEVSARIEEFCGGNSIVVAGRIRYDRAITAAQVQGRTIVEARDDGVAMDVRSLWANVRSELDRCVPDAS